The region tctgttttccgttttttgtttcgtttgatttccgtttttttacattttgtggTTGATTTTTGCCTTTCATTTGATATTCTCTGATTTTAatgcttccttttttttgtttgttgattgTTGAAAATAGTTTTCCATTTACGTTGCATGCTTTTAGGCGGGTGAAGAATATATTTCACTTAAGCTAACGATCTGTtagccaccccccccccccacctgCCCGCCCCCCAACAATAcgggtttggtttttttgttgttgaaccTTCCGTTTGACATCCGTTGGAATGCTTTCGAACCGACGAAACCCCACTCCACATTCAGTCATTCATTTAGTCATTTATTCAGTCACTTAACTGCACATCAAAGGGCCCTCAATTAACTTTGATTATCAGCATACCCCCGCCCCCCAACCcgccacacactcacactaatcagcatacatacacacaggCATTCCACAGCGTGGGGCATGAGGGGCATGAGGGGCATGATATCAatcacaagcacaagcacaagcactcGATTCATTCCATTCACGTGGCACAAAAGTGTTAATTAAAATGATTTAACCGATAAATGCGCCAAGGCTGGGGCGTGTCTTCTTTCTTTTGGGCCTTTCCatctgcctcttgcctcttgccagctgcaactgccacagcTATCGCTTTCAGTCGCTCAGTCGCTCAGTCGCTGCCGTTGGCTGTTGCTTAATTGTTTAAGTGCTTTTGCTGGTTAATTAGTTGCAACATGCATATATCCTTGATTATCCTTTCGCCATCATCGcctctacacacacacacacacccagccacccacccaccacactcacgcacactaTTTAGGactaagtatatatatatacctatacctatgaATATAATTGATTGAACTGTGCGAAGGATATATCcactaatttcatttgtgttcttctctctctctctctctctccctccgtTCCTCTTCATTTTTGCTCTTCCACACAACAACACACTCTTCCGTTCGattattctctctctctctctctctcttccactctctctctctcgctcaatCAATCTGCAatcaatgtgtgtgtgcgcctaaCCCTCTGATCATCAATCAACCAATCAACAAATTCCGTTATAACcccaacaactacaactacaacaacaacaacaacaacaaatcaaaaaaaattatatcaTTCACTAACTGAATAAtcaaccaaaaccaaaaaaaccaaaaaccaatccgataaatgccacaaaaagatGGATGTTAAAACGGTTGGTTCATTTTACTATGAAAACTTCGTAAGTACtccaacaaacaacaacagcaacaacaacaaattacaacaaccaaagcaaaaaaaaaactccataaaatatgtatatcctgCATAAAATACGCAACTTTTGAATGCAAAAAAGAGCCTGACAAAAAATTGGAGAAAAAAAAGCTGAACGGAGAAAGGCTTTTCCTTCACAGCTTTTTGCGCCCTTTCGCTACCTTTCGCATGGAAATTTTGCTTCGAATTCGCTttcattcattattttttcgttttgtttttttatatataaatagcGTTTATTTCTtatgtctctccctctctcggcCATAGAAAAGAGATGAATTGTAGTAGAAAGCAAGAAAATTCAAAATCAAGCTCGTTTTTAAGCAATTTGTTGTTAAAGTATcaatacacatatatataaacgaatgtagaaaaaactaaaagaagGCCCAAAGAGAAAACTAATGTCTCTCTGTattgtgctctctctctctctctctctctctttagcAATTCTCTGGAATGGTGCCGTTCAAACGTCCAGCTGGAGAGAAGTCTGGCATTCCAGTGTATCAACCCGGTGCGACTACGTATCAGCAGCTAATGCAGCCCTATGTTCCAGTCTCATGTGAGTatccccaacaacaacaacaacaacaacaacaactacaacaacaacatcaacaacaaccacaacaacaacaacaacaagtactactacaacaacaacaacaacaattagcGTTAAGTAGCGccataacaacaacaactacaacagcaacaacaacagccagtaataatattaataataataacaacaacaacaacaacaacagcaataataacaataacgCCATTCACGTAAATGCTGTAATTGCTACTGCCATCAATCCATCAATCACAACCGCATCAAACGATCAatcagctgctgcagcagatccCACTAACAAACCCAGTGACGATAGTCACGATAACGATACCGATAACGATAAAGCTGACGACGGTGCTGCTGACGAAAAAGAGAATGATATTCCAAAAGACACTGACGAGCACAATGAAACATCGAAGCCAAACCCAAGTCCCCCCATCGATTGTAATACAACACAGAcaattgcaacagcagcagcagcagctgcagctgccacagaCTCAGACCCAGACGCACAGGAGacacagacagcagcagcagtggccaCCTCATCCAGTGGCAGCTCTCCCGCCCCCTGTCCAAGCCCACCCACTGACAGCagcctgctgcccctgccggTGCCCCAGCCGCCCAATGGGGACAATAACAATTACCTGTCCTATATCAATAACAATTTAACCAATGGCCAACGGATCAAGTCCGCCAGTCCGCCCGAAGAGCCGCTCAACGACGAGGCAGACCAGGCCCCAGCAGCAGGTGGGGCCTCCCTGACCTCGACTCCCCGTGGCTATAGCAAATATAACGGCGATGCCTACCAGAGGGCCAGCAATGCCGCGTACTCCATGAATGGCCACAGCACTGGGATACTGCCCACGCCCACCAGCACCGCGCCCACAGTGACGTATCAGtcccaggcacaggcacaggcccaggcccaggctcaggcccaggcacaggccaGTATGCAGCGCATCAACTATGCCATGCCCGCCTACAGCTATGCCAATTTGTACTCGCCCTACAACAGCGGCACCTCCTCCATCGTGAGCATCGCCGGCAACACGCCCTCCTATGTCCAGGcccagatgcagcagcagcagcagcaacaccagcagcaccagcagcagcagcaggcccaagcgcaggcccaggcccaggcccaggctcaGGCACAAGCGGCCTATGCTCAGCAGGCTTATGCCGCATATGCGGCCGCTGCAggactcacgcacacacagcccACGGCAGCCGCTGGCGGCTACTATGCCGATCCCGCTGCCCTGGCCAAGGAGGTGGCCCAAAAGAACTACGCCCTCAAGGTGGCCAGTGCCgcatcggcggcggcgggcAAGTCGGGATCCCACTCGGCGGCCGCCTACACAGGCATGACCCTCAACAAGGGATTCGTggccgctgcagctgccccGCAGCCCGTCCAGGCGCCACAGCCGCAGGCCGTCTCCATGGCCACCCTGCTGCAGATGCAGGCTCAGgcgcaggcccaggcccaggcccaggcccatgcccaggcccagatgcGGCAGATGGGATCCTTGCCCAATTCGGGCATGTCCACGCCCCTGGCGCCTGGCACGCCCCTCCGCTCGGCCAGCGCTGGCGGTGGCCAGGCGCCGCAGTACTTGTCGGGGCCTGCGGCCGCCTCTGGCGCCCTGCTGCGTGCCCCCTCGCCCATGCAGTATGCCGGAGCCCAGGGCTACTTCTATCCGGGCGTAATGTCCGCTCcggccgcagccgccgccggaTATGCCGCGGCCTATGCCATGCCCTCGAGTCAGGCGGCAGCGGCGCAGCAgtatgctgcagcagcagcagcagctgccgccgctgcggcCGCCCAGGGGGGAGCCCCAGGTCTGAATCCCTACAAGAAGATGAAGACGTCCTAAAAAGGGACCCccacgccccccgccccccccacACAAGACACAACTGTACTTAAAAGCTCTCCCGTCACACATCGGAGACGTGAGAAATATGTGCCTCAGAAGTAGAACGATTAGACTTTAGTTTTTAGACCCCCCCACGCCCCCCACGCCCCTCATCACACACGATCGCGCACAAGAAGGCTTTGAAAAAGCTCTCCCACCCCTCCCCACTAACACAAGCGCGCAtgctgccctgccccctggcCACCGCCCCCCTCGTACTAACACAAATGCCGCGCAGCTTGCAACGAACGAAAACTCTTTTGCCATTAAGTTAT is a window of Drosophila pseudoobscura strain MV-25-SWS-2005 chromosome 3, UCI_Dpse_MV25, whole genome shotgun sequence DNA encoding:
- the mbl gene encoding DNA N6-methyl adenine demethylase isoform X1 — encoded protein: MANVVNMNSLFNAKDSRWLQLEVCREFQRNKCSRQDTECKFAHPPANVEVQNGKVTACYDSIKGRCNREKPPCKYFHPPQHLKDQLLINGRNHLALKNALMQQMGIAPGQPVISGQVPAVATNPYLSGIPANSYSPYYTTGHLVPTLLGPDPSAVSAQLGPVVPQAVQVQQQKIPRSDRLEVCREFLRGACKRAESECRFAHPQESVARHDDGSITVCMDAVKGRCAREPCRYFHPPLHLQAQLKAAQTRATAVAAAAATSPVTAHHHPHHHHHQQQLQQQQQQQQQQQQLQQQLNNINNNNNNNNHCSGATTSTTTTTTNNAAAAAAAAAAAAAAAAAVMGHHHTAALEVGKKRAADTDLFPLQFSGMVPFKRPAGEKSGIPVYQPGATTYQQLMQPYVPVSCEYPQQQQQQQQQLQQQHQQQPQQQQQQVLLQQQQQQLALSSAITTTTTTATTTASNNINNNNNNNNNNSNNNNNAIHVNAVIATAINPSITTASNDQSAAAADPTNKPSDDSHDNDTDNDKADDGAADEKENDIPKDTDEHNETSKPNPSPPIDCNTTQTIATAAAAAAAATDSDPDAQETQTAAAVATSSSGSSPAPCPSPPTDSSLLPLPVPQPPNGDNNNYLSYINNNLTNGQRIKSASPPEEPLNDEADQAPAAGGASLTSTPRGYSKYNGDAYQRASNAAYSMNGHSTGILPTPTSTAPTVTYQSQAQAQAQAQAQAQAQASMQRINYAMPAYSYANLYSPYNSGTSSIVSIAGNTPSYVQAQMQQQQQQHQQHQQQQQAQAQAQAQAQAQAQAAYAQQAYAAYAAAAGLTHTQPTAAAGGYYADPAALAKEVAQKNYALKVASAASAAAGKSGSHSAAAYTGMTLNKGFVAAAAAPQPVQAPQPQAVSMATLLQMQAQAQAQAQAQAHAQAQMRQMGSLPNSGMSTPLAPGTPLRSASAGGGQAPQYLSGPAAASGALLRAPSPMQYAGAQGYFYPGVMSAPAAAAAGYAAAYAMPSSQAAAAQQYAAAAAAAAAAAAAQGGAPGLNPYKKMKTS
- the mbl gene encoding AF4/FMR2 family member 4 isoform X14 encodes the protein MANVVNMNSLFNAKDSRWLQLEVCREFQRNKCSRQDTECKFAHPPANVEVQNGKVTACYDSIKAAPHLAMDNLQGRCNREKPPCKYFHPPQHLKDQLLINGRNHLALKNALMQQMGIAPGQPVISGQVPAVATNPYLSGIPANSYSPYYTTGHLVPTLLGPDPSAVSAQLGPVVPQAVQVQQQKIPRSDRLEQFSGMVPFKRPAGEKSGIPVYQPGATTYQQLMQPYVPVSCEYPQQQQQQQQQLQQQHQQQPQQQQQQVLLQQQQQQLALSSAITTTTTTATTTASNNINNNNNNNNNNSNNNNNAIHVNAVIATAINPSITTASNDQSAAAADPTNKPSDDSHDNDTDNDKADDGAADEKENDIPKDTDEHNETSKPNPSPPIDCNTTQTIATAAAAAAAATDSDPDAQETQTAAAVATSSSGSSPAPCPSPPTDSSLLPLPVPQPPNGDNNNYLSYINNNLTNGQRIKSASPPEEPLNDEADQAPAAGGASLTSTPRGYSKYNGDAYQRASNAAYSMNGHSTGILPTPTSTAPTVTYQSQAQAQAQAQAQAQAQASMQRINYAMPAYSYANLYSPYNSGTSSIVSIAGNTPSYVQAQMQQQQQQHQQHQQQQQAQAQAQAQAQAQAQAAYAQQAYAAYAAAAGLTHTQPTAAAGGYYADPAALAKEVAQKNYALKVASAASAAAGKSGSHSAAAYTGMTLNKGFVAAAAAPQPVQAPQPQAVSMATLLQMQAQAQAQAQAQAHAQAQMRQMGSLPNSGMSTPLAPGTPLRSASAGGGQAPQYLSGPAAASGALLRAPSPMQYAGAQGYFYPGVMSAPAAAAAGYAAAYAMPSSQAAAAQQYAAAAAAAAAAAAAQGGAPGLNPYKKMKTS
- the mbl gene encoding AF4/FMR2 family member 4 isoform X15 → MANVVNMNSLFNAKDSRWLQLEVCREFQRNKCSRQDTECKFAHPPANVEVQNGKVTACYDSIKGRCNREKPPCKYFHPPQHLKDQLLINGRNHLALKNALMQQMGIAPGQPVISGQVPAVATNPYLSGIPANSYSPYYTTGHLVPTLLGPDPSAVSAQLGPVVPQAVQVQQQKIPRSDRLEQFSGMVPFKRPAGEKSGIPVYQPGATTYQQLMQPYVPVSCEYPQQQQQQQQQLQQQHQQQPQQQQQQVLLQQQQQQLALSSAITTTTTTATTTASNNINNNNNNNNNNSNNNNNAIHVNAVIATAINPSITTASNDQSAAAADPTNKPSDDSHDNDTDNDKADDGAADEKENDIPKDTDEHNETSKPNPSPPIDCNTTQTIATAAAAAAAATDSDPDAQETQTAAAVATSSSGSSPAPCPSPPTDSSLLPLPVPQPPNGDNNNYLSYINNNLTNGQRIKSASPPEEPLNDEADQAPAAGGASLTSTPRGYSKYNGDAYQRASNAAYSMNGHSTGILPTPTSTAPTVTYQSQAQAQAQAQAQAQAQASMQRINYAMPAYSYANLYSPYNSGTSSIVSIAGNTPSYVQAQMQQQQQQHQQHQQQQQAQAQAQAQAQAQAQAAYAQQAYAAYAAAAGLTHTQPTAAAGGYYADPAALAKEVAQKNYALKVASAASAAAGKSGSHSAAAYTGMTLNKGFVAAAAAPQPVQAPQPQAVSMATLLQMQAQAQAQAQAQAHAQAQMRQMGSLPNSGMSTPLAPGTPLRSASAGGGQAPQYLSGPAAASGALLRAPSPMQYAGAQGYFYPGVMSAPAAAAAGYAAAYAMPSSQAAAAQQYAAAAAAAAAAAAAQGGAPGLNPYKKMKTS
- the mbl gene encoding DNA N6-methyl adenine demethylase isoform X5, translating into MANVVNMNSLFNAKDSRWLQLEVCREFQRNKCSRQDTECKFAHPPANVEVQNGKVTACYDSIKGRCNREKPPCKYFHPPQHLKDQLLINGRNHLALKNALMQQMGIAPGQPVISGQVPAVATNPYLSGIPANSYSPYYTTGHLVPTLLGPDPSAVSAQLGPVVPQAVQVQQQKIPRSDRLETSPVTAHHHPHHHHHQQQLQQQQQQQQQQQQLQQQLNNINNNNNNNNHCSGATTSTTTTTTNNAAAAAAAAAAAAAAAAAVMGHHHTAALEVGKKRAADTDLFPLQFSGMVPFKRPAGEKSGIPVYQPGATTYQQLMQPYVPVSCEYPQQQQQQQQQLQQQHQQQPQQQQQQVLLQQQQQQLALSSAITTTTTTATTTASNNINNNNNNNNNNSNNNNNAIHVNAVIATAINPSITTASNDQSAAAADPTNKPSDDSHDNDTDNDKADDGAADEKENDIPKDTDEHNETSKPNPSPPIDCNTTQTIATAAAAAAAATDSDPDAQETQTAAAVATSSSGSSPAPCPSPPTDSSLLPLPVPQPPNGDNNNYLSYINNNLTNGQRIKSASPPEEPLNDEADQAPAAGGASLTSTPRGYSKYNGDAYQRASNAAYSMNGHSTGILPTPTSTAPTVTYQSQAQAQAQAQAQAQAQASMQRINYAMPAYSYANLYSPYNSGTSSIVSIAGNTPSYVQAQMQQQQQQHQQHQQQQQAQAQAQAQAQAQAQAAYAQQAYAAYAAAAGLTHTQPTAAAGGYYADPAALAKEVAQKNYALKVASAASAAAGKSGSHSAAAYTGMTLNKGFVAAAAAPQPVQAPQPQAVSMATLLQMQAQAQAQAQAQAHAQAQMRQMGSLPNSGMSTPLAPGTPLRSASAGGGQAPQYLSGPAAASGALLRAPSPMQYAGAQGYFYPGVMSAPAAAAAGYAAAYAMPSSQAAAAQQYAAAAAAAAAAAAAQGGAPGLNPYKKMKTS